One stretch of Streptomyces zhihengii DNA includes these proteins:
- the fmt gene encoding methionyl-tRNA formyltransferase translates to MRLVFAGTPEVAVPALDALIASGRHEVVAVVTRPDAPAGRGRRLVASPVAQRAEEAGIEVLKPARPKDEAFLARLREIAPDCCPVVAYGALLPRVALDIPARGWVNLHFSLLPAWRGAAPVQHAILAGDEMTGAATFQIEEGLDSGPVYGVITEPVRHTDTSGDLLTRLAFAGAGLLAATMDGIEDGTLHAVPQPADGVSLAPKLTVEDAHVDFTAPALRVDRVVRGCTPAPGAWTVFRGERLKLLHVTPLPDRTDLAPGELDAGKNHVHAGTGSHAVELLWVQPQGKKPMRAADWARGVRIGASEKLGA, encoded by the coding sequence ATGAGGCTCGTCTTCGCAGGTACCCCCGAGGTCGCCGTTCCCGCCCTGGACGCCCTGATCGCCTCCGGGCGGCACGAGGTCGTCGCGGTCGTCACCCGGCCCGACGCGCCCGCCGGGCGGGGCAGGCGGCTGGTGGCGAGCCCGGTCGCCCAGCGCGCGGAGGAGGCCGGGATCGAGGTGCTCAAGCCGGCCAGGCCCAAGGACGAGGCGTTCCTCGCACGGCTGCGCGAGATCGCGCCGGACTGCTGCCCGGTCGTCGCCTACGGCGCCCTGCTGCCCCGGGTCGCCCTCGACATCCCGGCCCGCGGCTGGGTGAACCTCCACTTCTCCCTGCTGCCGGCCTGGCGCGGGGCCGCGCCCGTGCAGCACGCGATCCTCGCGGGTGACGAGATGACGGGCGCCGCCACCTTCCAGATCGAGGAGGGGCTGGACTCCGGCCCGGTCTACGGCGTGATCACCGAGCCCGTGCGGCACACCGACACCAGCGGGGACCTGCTCACCCGGCTGGCGTTCGCCGGCGCCGGCCTGCTCGCCGCGACGATGGACGGCATCGAGGACGGCACCCTGCACGCCGTGCCGCAGCCCGCCGACGGCGTCTCCCTCGCCCCGAAGCTCACGGTCGAGGACGCCCACGTCGACTTCACCGCCCCCGCGCTGCGCGTCGACCGCGTGGTGCGCGGCTGCACCCCGGCCCCCGGCGCGTGGACGGTCTTCCGGGGGGAGCGCCTCAAGCTCCTCCACGTCACCCCGCTGCCCGACCGCACCGACCTGGCCCCCGGCGAGCTGGACGCCGGGAAGAACCACGTCCACGCGGGCACCGGCTCGCACGCCGTGGAGCTGCTGTGGGTCCAGCCCCAGGGCAAGAAGCCGATGCGCGCCGCGGACTGGGCGCGCGGGGTGCGCATCGGCGCGTCCGAGAAGCTCGGCGCCTGA
- a CDS encoding SUKH-3 domain-containing protein gives MSGDFDALTAAGWYEGRDAGEGALAAALTAAAVLAAATGARGSSLFPAALRALREFHGLAPVPGTAGTEVAATGCVIDPGTAVHAARSFAALAGELGEEVFPLGRTDAGGALGVSESGGLLCVDHGGRWVLGDSVADGLRALTTGRAPRRIVPRRWGWEAPATHEDPLENAVRTVLAGVYVLHHRQLFGARSLGLAAASLRGIGAEVLSVPVPLPAGSLQDIAAPLTARVRESLDAAGVGVRGCAITLTASAPEGTPAPYSSVRCSVRFGHSAVAPAAAELSLAAGAGTVHGRARGLVRACVRDLSRYAGAGADVPVPVPV, from the coding sequence ATGAGCGGCGACTTCGACGCGCTGACGGCCGCCGGCTGGTACGAGGGACGGGACGCGGGCGAGGGCGCCCTGGCCGCGGCGCTCACGGCGGCGGCGGTCCTCGCCGCCGCCACCGGCGCACGGGGCAGCAGCCTCTTCCCCGCCGCGCTCCGCGCGCTGCGGGAGTTCCACGGCCTGGCACCGGTGCCGGGCACGGCGGGCACCGAGGTCGCGGCGACCGGCTGCGTCATCGACCCCGGCACGGCGGTGCACGCGGCACGCTCCTTCGCCGCGCTCGCCGGGGAACTCGGCGAGGAGGTGTTCCCCCTCGGCCGCACGGACGCCGGCGGCGCGCTCGGGGTCTCGGAGTCGGGCGGCCTGCTCTGCGTCGACCACGGCGGCCGGTGGGTCCTCGGCGACTCGGTGGCCGACGGGCTCCGCGCCCTGACCACGGGGCGGGCGCCGCGCCGGATCGTCCCCCGCCGGTGGGGGTGGGAGGCACCCGCCACCCACGAGGACCCGCTGGAGAACGCGGTGCGCACGGTGCTCGCGGGTGTCTACGTGCTGCACCACCGGCAGCTCTTCGGGGCGCGGTCGCTGGGGCTCGCGGCGGCCTCGCTGCGCGGCATCGGCGCCGAGGTCCTCTCCGTCCCGGTGCCGCTGCCGGCCGGCTCGCTCCAGGACATCGCCGCCCCGCTGACGGCACGCGTGCGGGAATCGCTCGACGCGGCCGGCGTCGGTGTGCGGGGCTGCGCGATCACCCTGACCGCGAGCGCGCCCGAGGGCACCCCGGCCCCGTACTCCTCGGTGCGCTGCTCGGTGCGCTTCGGCCACTCGGCCGTGGCGCCCGCGGCGGCGGAGCTCTCCCTGGCGGCGGGCGCGGGCACCGTCCACGGCCGGGCCCGCGGTCTCGTCCGCGCCTGCGTCCGCGACCTGTCCCGCTACGCGGGCGCCGGCGCGGACGTCCCGGTGCCGGTGCCCGTGTAG
- a CDS encoding RsmB/NOP family class I SAM-dependent RNA methyltransferase — translation MSEQSRRRPPKPYRKPKKDPVRILAFEALRAVDERGAYANLVLPPLLKKAREHGDFDGRDAALATELVYGTLRRQGTYDAVIAACIDRPLREVDPPVLDVLALGAHQLLGTRIPTHAAVSASVELARVVLGDGRAKFVNAVLRKISQDDLDTWVQRVAPPYEDDAEDHLAVVHSHPRWVVSALWDALGGGRAGIEDLLEADNERPEVTLVARPGRATTGELLEVLGEESVLPGRWSPYAVRLAEGGEPGAIEAVREGRAGVQDEGSQLVALALAAAPLDGPDRRWLDGCAGPGGKAALLAALAAERGAALLASEKQPHRARLVGRALAGNPGPYQVVAADGTRPPWREGVFDRVLVDVPCSGLGALRRRPEARWRRRPEDLDGFAPLQRGLLREALRAVRVGGVVGYATCSPHLAETRVVVDDVLRGRGGPAVSAEWIDARPLMPGVPALGDGPDVQLWPHLHGTDAMYLALLRRTA, via the coding sequence TTGAGCGAGCAGTCCCGTCGCCGTCCCCCCAAGCCGTACCGCAAGCCCAAGAAGGATCCCGTGCGGATCCTCGCCTTCGAGGCGCTGCGGGCCGTCGACGAACGGGGCGCGTACGCGAACCTCGTCCTGCCCCCGCTGCTCAAGAAGGCCCGCGAGCACGGCGACTTCGACGGCCGTGACGCCGCGCTCGCCACCGAGCTCGTCTACGGCACCCTGCGCCGCCAGGGCACCTACGACGCGGTCATCGCCGCCTGCATCGACCGGCCGCTGCGCGAGGTCGACCCGCCGGTGCTCGACGTCCTCGCACTCGGCGCGCACCAGCTGCTCGGCACACGCATCCCCACCCACGCGGCGGTCTCCGCCAGCGTCGAGCTCGCCCGGGTGGTGCTGGGCGACGGCCGGGCCAAGTTCGTCAACGCCGTCCTGCGCAAGATCTCCCAGGACGACCTGGACACCTGGGTGCAGCGCGTCGCGCCCCCGTACGAGGACGACGCCGAGGACCACCTCGCGGTCGTCCACTCCCACCCGCGGTGGGTCGTCTCGGCGCTCTGGGACGCGCTCGGCGGCGGGCGGGCCGGGATCGAGGACCTGCTGGAGGCCGACAACGAGCGCCCCGAGGTCACCCTCGTCGCGCGCCCCGGCCGGGCCACGACCGGTGAGCTGCTGGAGGTGCTCGGGGAGGAGTCGGTGCTGCCGGGCCGCTGGTCCCCGTACGCGGTGCGGCTGGCCGAGGGCGGCGAGCCCGGTGCGATCGAGGCCGTCCGGGAGGGCCGCGCGGGCGTGCAGGACGAGGGCAGCCAGCTCGTCGCGCTCGCCCTGGCGGCGGCGCCCCTCGACGGCCCCGACCGGCGCTGGCTCGACGGCTGCGCCGGCCCCGGCGGCAAGGCGGCGCTCCTCGCCGCGCTGGCCGCCGAGCGGGGCGCGGCGCTGCTCGCCTCGGAGAAGCAGCCGCACCGGGCCCGGCTGGTGGGGCGCGCGCTGGCGGGCAACCCCGGCCCGTACCAGGTCGTCGCCGCGGACGGCACCCGTCCGCCGTGGCGGGAGGGCGTCTTCGACCGGGTGCTCGTCGACGTGCCGTGCTCCGGCCTCGGCGCGCTCCGCCGCCGCCCCGAGGCCCGCTGGCGGCGCAGGCCCGAGGACCTCGACGGCTTCGCCCCGCTCCAGCGCGGCCTGCTGCGCGAGGCGCTGCGGGCGGTGCGGGTCGGCGGCGTCGTCGGCTACGCCACCTGCTCCCCGCATCTCGCGGAGACCCGGGTCGTCGTCGACGACGTGCTGCGCGGCCGCGGCGGACCGGCGGTGTCCGCCGAGTGGATCGACGCACGGCCGCTGATGCCCGGGGTCCCGGCCCTCGGCGACGGCCCCGACGTGCAGCTGTGGCCGCATCTGCACGGCACCGACGCGATGTACCTCGCCCTGCTGCGCCGCACCGCCTGA
- a CDS encoding primosomal protein N': MSSDDEQPKEPADGGPEQLALIRETVRRAHVPKAKPRTWRGAPLAKDRPIARVMVDKGVLHLDRLWDYAVPEELDEAAQPGVRVRVRFGAGSHQVRGGRREGGGLIDGFLVERLAESDYTGPLAALAHVVSPEPVLSPGMLDLARAVADRYAGSLADILQLAVPPRNGKAEARPSPDPLPPPPAPEPGPWERYGHGPAFLSSLAAGRTPRAVWTALPGPHWPDELARAVAATLASGRGALVVVPDGRRAARVDEALTALLGPGRHALLTADSGPQKRYGEWLAVRRGSVRAVVGTRAAMFAPVRDLGLVAVWDDGDASHSDDHAPFPHVREVLELRSAHDDCAFLLGGTGCTVEAAQLVESGWARPLVADRARVRAAAPLVRTVGDHDLARDEAARAARLPSLAWQTVREGLREGPVLVQVPRRGYAPRLACERCRTPARCRHCAGPLEARDERELHCVWCGTAENDWHCAECGSVRLRARIVGARRTAEELGRAFPAVPVRTSGRDHVLDTVPGRPALVVSTPGAEPVAEGGYAAALLLDGWAMLTRPDLRAGEEALRRWIAAASLVRGQDEGGTVVVVAEPTLRPVQALVRWDPVGHALRELAERAELRFPPVSRMAEVTGRPEAVAEFLAAAELPPPTEVLGPVPLPVTEPGRGPRRPGDPPVGERWERALLRVPPGSGSALAAALKTAQVARLARGGTDAVRLRVDPPDIG; this comes from the coding sequence GTCATGGTGGACAAGGGCGTGCTCCACCTCGACCGGCTCTGGGACTACGCCGTGCCCGAGGAGCTCGACGAGGCCGCCCAGCCGGGGGTGCGCGTCCGCGTCCGCTTCGGCGCCGGCTCGCACCAGGTGCGCGGCGGGCGCCGGGAGGGCGGCGGGCTGATCGACGGCTTCCTCGTCGAGCGGCTCGCGGAGTCCGACTACACGGGACCGCTCGCCGCGCTCGCCCATGTCGTCTCGCCCGAACCGGTCCTCAGCCCCGGCATGCTCGACCTCGCCCGGGCGGTCGCCGACCGGTACGCGGGCAGCCTCGCCGACATCCTCCAGCTCGCCGTCCCGCCCCGGAACGGCAAGGCCGAGGCCCGCCCGTCCCCCGATCCGCTGCCGCCGCCGCCCGCCCCCGAACCGGGCCCCTGGGAGCGCTACGGACACGGCCCCGCCTTCCTGAGCTCGCTCGCCGCAGGCCGGACGCCCCGCGCGGTGTGGACCGCCCTGCCCGGCCCGCACTGGCCGGACGAACTCGCCCGCGCCGTCGCCGCCACCCTCGCCTCGGGGCGCGGCGCCCTGGTCGTGGTCCCCGACGGGCGCCGGGCAGCCCGGGTCGACGAGGCGCTCACCGCACTGCTCGGCCCCGGCCGGCACGCCCTGCTCACCGCCGACTCGGGGCCGCAGAAGCGCTACGGCGAGTGGCTGGCCGTGCGCAGGGGCTCGGTGCGAGCCGTGGTGGGCACCCGTGCCGCCATGTTCGCCCCCGTCCGCGACCTCGGCCTCGTCGCCGTCTGGGACGACGGCGACGCCAGCCACAGCGACGACCACGCGCCCTTCCCGCACGTCCGCGAAGTCCTGGAGCTCCGGTCCGCCCACGACGACTGCGCCTTCCTGCTGGGCGGCACCGGCTGCACCGTCGAGGCCGCGCAGCTCGTCGAGAGCGGCTGGGCCCGTCCGCTGGTCGCCGACCGCGCGCGGGTCAGGGCCGCGGCCCCGCTGGTGCGGACCGTCGGCGACCACGACCTCGCCCGGGACGAGGCGGCCCGGGCCGCGCGGCTGCCCAGCCTCGCCTGGCAGACGGTGCGCGAGGGCCTGCGCGAGGGCCCCGTGCTGGTGCAGGTGCCGCGCCGCGGCTACGCGCCCCGGCTCGCCTGCGAGCGCTGCCGCACCCCGGCCCGCTGCCGCCACTGCGCCGGCCCGCTGGAGGCACGGGACGAGCGCGAGCTGCACTGCGTGTGGTGCGGCACCGCCGAGAACGACTGGCACTGCGCGGAGTGCGGCTCGGTGCGGCTGCGCGCGCGGATCGTGGGGGCGCGGCGCACGGCGGAGGAGCTGGGGCGGGCCTTCCCGGCCGTGCCCGTGCGCACCTCGGGCCGCGACCATGTGCTCGACACCGTCCCCGGGCGGCCGGCGCTGGTGGTCTCCACCCCGGGGGCCGAGCCCGTCGCCGAGGGCGGGTACGCGGCCGCGCTGCTGCTGGACGGCTGGGCGATGCTCACCCGGCCCGACCTGCGCGCCGGCGAGGAGGCGCTGCGCCGGTGGATCGCCGCCGCGTCCCTCGTGCGGGGGCAGGACGAGGGCGGCACGGTCGTCGTGGTGGCCGAGCCCACCCTGCGCCCCGTGCAGGCGCTGGTCCGCTGGGACCCGGTCGGCCACGCGCTGCGCGAACTGGCGGAACGGGCGGAGCTGCGGTTCCCGCCCGTGTCGCGGATGGCCGAGGTGACCGGTCGGCCGGAGGCCGTCGCGGAGTTCCTCGCCGCCGCCGAGCTGCCGCCTCCGACGGAGGTGCTGGGGCCCGTGCCGCTGCCCGTCACCGAGCCCGGCCGGGGCCCGCGCCGCCCCGGTGACCCCCCGGTGGGGGAGCGCTGGGAGCGCGCGCTGCTGCGCGTGCCGCCGGGGAGCGGCTCGGCCCTGGCCGCCGCCCTGAAGACGGCCCAGGTGGCCCGTCTCGCCCGCGGCGGCACGGACGCCGTCCGGCTGCGGGTGGACCCGCCGGACATCGGCTGA
- a CDS encoding SUKH-3 domain-containing protein, with product MRRPTAPRSEIDAWLSAHGWHADREKEPENLAKAGELIALRVEGAAGQGFPLEPWDEVRRFVASFVGLEFPMPKAPERVFRANPTFGYAGDAEDITELAENLGQRLFPVGWESTENGIVLLDDTGRFFYLHYTGPYFLGADETQALSSLMTGDQEDAEGHFV from the coding sequence ATGAGACGACCCACCGCCCCCCGGAGCGAGATCGACGCCTGGCTGTCGGCCCACGGCTGGCACGCGGACCGCGAGAAGGAGCCGGAGAACCTGGCGAAGGCCGGCGAACTGATCGCCCTGCGGGTGGAGGGCGCCGCCGGACAGGGCTTCCCCCTGGAGCCGTGGGACGAGGTGCGCCGCTTCGTGGCGTCCTTCGTCGGCCTGGAGTTCCCCATGCCCAAGGCGCCGGAGCGGGTCTTCCGGGCGAACCCCACCTTCGGGTACGCGGGCGACGCCGAGGACATCACCGAACTGGCGGAGAACCTGGGGCAGCGGCTCTTCCCGGTCGGCTGGGAGTCGACCGAGAACGGCATCGTGCTGCTGGACGACACCGGGCGCTTCTTCTATCTGCACTACACCGGGCCCTACTTCCTCGGGGCCGACGAGACCCAGGCCCTGTCCAGTCTGATGACCGGGGACCAGGAAGACGCGGAGGGACACTTTGTCTGA
- a CDS encoding YwqJ-related putative deaminase — protein sequence MGYTIPEGVDTMLDVVGVGWPNVDEDAYRDMADALREFADDADDDAGSAHGHIQRLLSTGQSESLTALDKHWQKVQAKNKDLAGAARIIAGALDRVADIIVARKIAAVGELADLCATVGIALAAAPFTAGLTALLAGGKIVATRIAFKKILKEMAEAAVSEIVAVLTQPAVAALESVVTDLAIQTAMNVTGQQDGIDVDQAVQAGKDGMQINSAGGGGKPGAGPVIDHDAHSNTGGRLADVQIKMNSRAATKIGRAKGHHGRAKGKDALTAALDTTIEEVVEKLVKGHGHMGKHVGKDLPEAIGQGSKHHRTSDQGVRDRIAKAQKTDVPNSGRQFTGTGYPGTWGGGEGTGWPGAGGKRTGMPSGGGGGGGGGGGGGGGGGNGGGGNGGGRPLQPQPDWHGRSAGRMRHHRRDALDVSGLDEPERMRLLETEARRLADDAQKTSGHTPEGKDRVQSGCAGSLSHGDVITSHTSSQGRHGQAYPDTHPSLKELYDDVQARSDRDGTPLGRGHGRCAEVSLVSDRLHELGRTRDISSLDDARDALAGSKIHTVAIGEQFDNDGNKVAHGGYLPPCRSCGPVMDALGVGLHS from the coding sequence ATGGGATACACCATCCCTGAAGGCGTCGACACGATGCTGGACGTCGTGGGCGTGGGGTGGCCGAACGTCGACGAGGACGCGTACCGCGACATGGCGGACGCGCTGCGGGAGTTCGCGGACGACGCGGACGACGACGCGGGCTCGGCGCACGGCCACATCCAGCGGCTGCTGTCGACGGGGCAGAGCGAGTCGCTGACGGCGCTGGACAAGCACTGGCAGAAGGTCCAGGCGAAGAACAAGGACCTGGCGGGGGCGGCGCGGATCATCGCCGGGGCCCTGGACCGGGTCGCGGACATCATCGTGGCCCGCAAGATCGCCGCGGTGGGCGAACTGGCCGACCTGTGCGCGACGGTGGGCATCGCGCTCGCGGCGGCGCCGTTCACGGCCGGTCTCACCGCGCTGCTGGCGGGCGGGAAGATCGTCGCGACGCGGATCGCGTTCAAGAAGATCCTCAAGGAGATGGCGGAGGCCGCCGTCTCCGAGATCGTCGCCGTGCTCACCCAGCCCGCGGTAGCCGCGCTGGAGAGCGTCGTCACGGACCTCGCGATCCAGACGGCGATGAACGTCACCGGCCAGCAGGACGGCATCGACGTCGACCAGGCGGTGCAGGCCGGCAAGGACGGCATGCAGATCAACTCGGCCGGCGGCGGGGGCAAGCCGGGCGCGGGCCCGGTGATCGACCACGACGCGCACAGCAACACCGGCGGCCGGCTGGCGGACGTCCAGATCAAGATGAACTCCCGCGCCGCCACCAAGATCGGCCGGGCCAAGGGGCACCACGGGCGCGCCAAGGGGAAGGACGCGCTGACCGCCGCCCTCGACACCACCATCGAGGAGGTGGTGGAGAAGCTGGTCAAGGGCCACGGGCACATGGGCAAGCACGTGGGCAAGGACCTGCCCGAGGCCATCGGCCAGGGCTCCAAGCACCACCGCACCTCGGACCAGGGCGTCCGGGACCGCATCGCCAAGGCCCAGAAGACCGATGTCCCGAACTCGGGCCGCCAGTTCACCGGCACCGGTTACCCCGGCACCTGGGGCGGCGGCGAGGGGACGGGCTGGCCGGGTGCCGGCGGCAAGCGCACCGGCATGCCGAGCGGCGGCGGCGGGGGTGGCGGCGGAGGCGGCGGGGGTGGGGGTGGCGGCGGCAACGGCGGAGGGGGCAACGGCGGCGGACGCCCCCTGCAGCCGCAGCCGGACTGGCACGGCAGGAGCGCGGGCCGGATGCGCCACCACCGGCGGGACGCCCTCGACGTCTCCGGGCTCGACGAGCCGGAGCGCATGCGGCTGCTGGAGACCGAGGCGCGCCGGCTCGCCGACGACGCGCAGAAGACGTCCGGCCACACACCCGAGGGCAAGGACCGCGTCCAGTCGGGCTGCGCGGGCTCGCTGTCCCACGGCGACGTCATCACCTCCCACACCAGCTCCCAGGGCCGCCACGGCCAGGCGTACCCGGACACCCATCCCTCGCTCAAGGAGCTGTACGACGACGTGCAGGCGCGCTCCGACCGCGACGGCACCCCCCTCGGCCGAGGGCACGGACGGTGCGCGGAAGTATCCTTGGTCTCCGACCGGTTGCACGAACTCGGGCGCACCCGGGACATATCCAGCCTCGACGACGCCCGTGACGCACTGGCCGGGAGCAAGATCCACACCGTGGCCATCGGCGAACAGTTCGACAACGACGGCAACAAGGTGGCGCACGGCGGCTACCTCCCGCCCTGCCGCAGCTGCGGGCCGGTGATGGACGCCCTGGGAGTCGGTCTGCACAGCTGA
- a CDS encoding MMPL family transporter has translation MTDAPHGTPQPSPREGGTPRPPSREGGEASAPRGGVARLVCGPRSKWVVLIVWIAVILLAFPLAQKLGDAQDNDASSWLPGSAESTQVLHESEGFRPEMIPAVVVWARADGLTPADRARIAEESARIRQLDDHGLRGDEARGPVFDRPVDPRAAQLYVPITMDEKGWERIGPAVDSLREITGTGTAGLAVHITGPGGTSADFSEAFEGIDSTLLLAALGVVVVALLITYRSPTLLLVPVFAVIGALFAAQAVIYLLAAHAGLTVNGQSAGILTVLVFGAGTDYALLLVARYREELRRHEDRHEAMALALHRAGPAVLASGATVVLGMLVLMAAEMNSTRGLGPVAAIGVAVALVAMVTLFPALLVLFGRWIFWPVIPHTGSAEPTERGVWARTGARIARRPRTVWTATALVLAVFALGLTQLRAEGIDNADAFTGKPDSITGQEVQARYFPAGSGDPLVVVSDVGRAREVGAVVAGTEGVVPGSLLVPPGTVPVHEGRVLFEATLTDPADSQAARDTVERVRDAVHAVPDADARVGGGSAALLDMDTATTHDNLLIIPLVLLVVLLVLMALLRSLVAPLLLIGTVVLSFAAALGMSALAFRYVFDYAGESTDFPLFVFVFLVALGIDYNIFLTTRVREEARKHGTRQGVLTGLAATGAVITSAGLVLAGTFAALGTLPMVAFAEIGFAVALGVLLDTFIVRSVLVTSLFLDVGDRVWWPHRMARGPAAPAGDASPPPLGTVP, from the coding sequence ATGACGGACGCACCGCACGGCACCCCGCAGCCCTCTCCGCGCGAGGGCGGCACCCCGCGGCCCCCGTCGCGTGAGGGCGGAGAGGCCTCCGCGCCGCGCGGGGGCGTGGCCCGGCTGGTGTGCGGGCCGCGCAGCAAGTGGGTCGTGCTGATCGTCTGGATCGCGGTGATCCTGCTGGCCTTCCCGCTGGCCCAGAAGCTCGGCGACGCCCAGGACAACGACGCCTCGTCCTGGCTGCCCGGCAGTGCGGAGTCCACGCAAGTCCTGCACGAGTCCGAGGGGTTCCGGCCCGAGATGATCCCGGCGGTCGTGGTCTGGGCCCGCGCCGACGGACTGACCCCGGCCGACCGGGCCCGGATCGCCGAGGAATCGGCGCGGATCCGGCAGCTCGACGACCACGGACTGCGCGGCGACGAGGCGCGCGGCCCCGTCTTCGACCGGCCCGTCGACCCGCGCGCGGCCCAGCTCTACGTGCCGATCACCATGGACGAGAAGGGCTGGGAGCGGATCGGCCCGGCCGTCGACTCGCTGCGGGAGATCACCGGTACGGGCACGGCGGGCCTCGCGGTGCACATCACCGGGCCCGGCGGCACCTCGGCCGACTTCTCGGAGGCCTTCGAGGGCATCGACTCGACCCTGCTGCTCGCGGCGCTCGGCGTCGTGGTCGTGGCGCTGCTGATCACCTACCGCAGCCCCACGCTGCTGCTGGTGCCGGTGTTCGCGGTGATCGGCGCGCTGTTCGCCGCGCAGGCGGTGATCTATCTGCTGGCGGCGCACGCCGGTCTGACCGTCAACGGGCAGAGCGCGGGCATCCTGACCGTGCTCGTGTTCGGCGCGGGCACGGACTACGCGCTGCTGCTGGTCGCCCGCTACCGCGAGGAGTTGCGCCGGCACGAGGACCGGCACGAGGCGATGGCCCTCGCCCTGCACCGGGCCGGACCGGCGGTGCTCGCCAGCGGGGCCACGGTGGTGCTCGGCATGCTGGTGCTGATGGCGGCCGAGATGAACTCGACGCGGGGCCTCGGACCGGTCGCCGCGATCGGCGTCGCGGTGGCCCTGGTGGCGATGGTGACCCTCTTCCCGGCCCTGCTGGTGCTCTTCGGACGCTGGATCTTCTGGCCGGTGATCCCGCACACCGGCTCGGCCGAGCCGACCGAGCGGGGTGTGTGGGCGCGCACCGGCGCCCGTATCGCCCGCCGGCCCCGGACGGTGTGGACCGCGACGGCGCTCGTCCTCGCCGTCTTCGCGCTCGGTCTCACCCAGCTCCGGGCCGAGGGCATCGACAACGCCGACGCGTTCACCGGGAAACCCGACTCGATCACCGGGCAGGAGGTCCAGGCGCGCTACTTCCCGGCCGGGAGCGGCGATCCGCTGGTGGTCGTGAGCGACGTCGGCCGGGCCCGGGAGGTCGGCGCCGTGGTGGCGGGCACCGAGGGGGTCGTGCCGGGCTCGCTGCTGGTGCCGCCCGGTACGGTCCCGGTGCACGAGGGCCGGGTGCTGTTCGAGGCGACCCTGACGGATCCGGCGGACAGCCAGGCGGCCCGGGACACCGTGGAGCGGGTCCGGGACGCGGTGCACGCGGTGCCGGACGCCGATGCCCGGGTGGGCGGCGGGTCCGCCGCACTGCTGGACATGGACACGGCCACCACCCATGACAATCTGCTGATCATCCCGCTGGTGCTGCTCGTGGTGCTGCTGGTGCTGATGGCGCTGCTGCGGTCCCTGGTCGCGCCGCTGCTGCTGATCGGCACGGTGGTGCTGTCGTTCGCCGCCGCGCTCGGCATGAGCGCGCTCGCCTTCCGGTACGTCTTCGACTACGCCGGGGAGTCGACCGACTTCCCGCTGTTCGTGTTCGTCTTCCTGGTCGCCCTGGGCATCGACTACAACATCTTCCTGACCACCCGGGTCCGGGAGGAGGCGCGGAAGCACGGCACCCGCCAGGGGGTGCTCACCGGGCTCGCGGCGACCGGAGCGGTGATCACCTCGGCCGGCCTGGTCCTCGCCGGGACGTTCGCCGCGCTGGGGACGCTGCCGATGGTCGCGTTCGCCGAGATCGGCTTCGCGGTGGCGCTGGGGGTGCTGCTCGACACCTTCATCGTCCGCTCGGTGCTGGTGACGTCCCTCTTCCTGGACGTGGGCGACCGGGTGTGGTGGCCGCACCGGATGGCCCGGGGCCCGGCCGCACCGGCCGGCGACGCCTCTCCCCCGCCACTCGGGACGGTTCCGTGA
- a CDS encoding YwqJ-related putative deaminase — translation MSDLVPGVAASLIVQGTIVSHTNLTGDESPRLHPAVQGFFDALPPGLREPFIGYCAESALVSDQLWGLDEQRADGGTTSLDEAREHFAGAALMARRIRDHGDPEHGTPAPVCRSCTALLDELGVDVVDS, via the coding sequence TTGTCTGACCTCGTGCCGGGCGTGGCCGCCTCGCTGATCGTCCAGGGGACGATCGTCAGCCACACCAATCTGACCGGGGACGAGTCCCCCCGGCTCCACCCCGCCGTCCAGGGGTTCTTCGACGCGCTGCCCCCGGGGCTGCGGGAGCCGTTCATCGGCTACTGCGCCGAATCCGCCCTCGTCTCGGACCAGTTGTGGGGCCTGGACGAGCAGCGCGCGGACGGCGGCACCACCTCGCTCGACGAGGCGCGCGAGCACTTCGCGGGCGCCGCGCTGATGGCGCGCAGGATCCGCGACCACGGCGATCCGGAGCACGGCACCCCGGCGCCCGTCTGCCGGTCCTGCACCGCGCTGCTCGACGAACTCGGCGTGGACGTCGTCGACTCATGA